A stretch of Electrophorus electricus isolate fEleEle1 chromosome 3, fEleEle1.pri, whole genome shotgun sequence DNA encodes these proteins:
- the LOC113583174 gene encoding uncharacterized protein LOC113583174 isoform X2, with amino-acid sequence MYDRPPLYRCIQVHRLLLYMCIQVHRPPLYRCIQVHRPLLYRYIQVHRLLLYMCIQVHRPLLYRCIQVHRLLLYRCIQVHRTLLYRYIQVHRLLLYMCIQVHRPLLYRCIQVHKLLLYRCIQVHRPLLYRYIQVHRLLLYMCIQVHRPLLYRCIQVHRLLLYRCIQVHRTLLYRCIQVHRLLLYRCIQVHRTLLYRCIQVHRLLLYRCIQVHRLLLYRCIQVHRLLLYRCIQVHRSPLYRCIQLHRPLLYRYIQVHRLLLYMCIQLHRPLLYRYIQVHRLLLYMCIQLHRPLLYICIQVHRPLLYMCIQVHSPLLYRCNQVHRLLLYSCIQVHRTLLYRCIQVHRTLL; translated from the exons ATGTATGATAGACCCCCGTTATACAGGTGTATTCAGGTACACAGGCTTCTGTTATACATGTGTATTCAGGTACACAGGCCCCCGTTATACAGGTGTATTCAGGTACACAGGCCCCTGTTATACAGGTATATTCAGGTACACAGGCTCCTGTTATACATGTGTATTCAGGTACACAGGCCCCTGTTATACAGGTGTATTCAGGTACACAGGCTTCTGTTATACAGGTGTATTCAGGTACACAGGACCCTGTTATACAGGTATATTCAGGTACACAGGCTCCTGTTATACATGTGTATTCAGGTACATAGGCCCCTGTTATACAGGTGTATTCAGGTACACAAGCTTCTGTTATACAGGTGTATTCAGGTACACAGGCCCCTGTTATACAGGTATATTCAGGTACACAGGCTCCTGTTATACATGTGTATTCAGGTACACAGGCCCCTGTTATACAGGTGTATTCAGGTACACAGGCTTCTGTTATACAGGTGTATTCAG GTACACAGGACCCTGTTATACAGGTGTATTCAGGTACACAGGCTTCTGTTATACAGGTGTATTCAGGTACACAGGACCCTGTTATACAGGTGTATTCAGGTACACAGGCTTCTGTTATACAGGTGTATTCAGGTACACAGGCTTCTGTTATACAGGTGTATTCAGGTACACAGACTCCTGTTATACAGGTGTATTCAGGTACACAGGTCCCCATTATACAGGTGTATTCAGCTACACAGGCCCCTGTTATACAGGTATATTCAGGTACACAGGCTCCTGTTATACATGTGTATTCAGCTACACAGACCCCTGTTATACAGGTATATTCAGGTACACAGGCTCCTGTTATACATGTGTATTCAGCTACACAGGCCCCTGTTATACATATGTATTCAGGTACACAGGCCCCTGTTATACATGTGTATTCAGGTACACAGTCCCCTGTTATACAGGTGTAATCAGGTACACAGGCTTCTGTTATACAGTTGTATTCAGGTACACAGGACCCTGTTATACAGGTGTATTCAGGTACACAGGACCCTGTTATAA
- the LOC113583174 gene encoding uncharacterized protein LOC113583174 isoform X1, producing the protein MYDRPPLYRCIQVHRLLLYMCIQVHRPPLYRCIQVHRPLLYRYIQVHRLLLYMCIQVHRPLLYRCIQVHRLLLYRCIQVHRTLLYRYIQVHRLLLYMCIQVHRPLLYRCIQVHKLLLYRCIQVHRPLLYRYIQVHRLLLYMCIQVHRPLLYRCIQVHRLLLYRCIQVHRPLLYRCIQVHRTLLYRCIQLHRPLLYRYIQVHRPLLYRCNQVHRLLLYRYIQVHRFCYTSVFRYTGSVIQVYSGTQDPVIQVYSGTQASVIQVYSGTQTPVIQVYSGTQVPIIQVYSATQAPVIQVYSGTQAPVIHVYSATQTPVIQVYSGTQAPVIHVYSATQAPVIHMYSGTQAPVIHVYSGTQSPVIQV; encoded by the exons ATGTATGATAGACCCCCGTTATACAGGTGTATTCAGGTACACAGGCTTCTGTTATACATGTGTATTCAGGTACACAGGCCCCCGTTATACAGGTGTATTCAGGTACACAGGCCCCTGTTATACAGGTATATTCAGGTACACAGGCTCCTGTTATACATGTGTATTCAGGTACACAGGCCCCTGTTATACAGGTGTATTCAGGTACACAGGCTTCTGTTATACAGGTGTATTCAGGTACACAGGACCCTGTTATACAGGTATATTCAGGTACACAGGCTCCTGTTATACATGTGTATTCAGGTACATAGGCCCCTGTTATACAGGTGTATTCAGGTACACAAGCTTCTGTTATACAGGTGTATTCAGGTACACAGGCCCCTGTTATACAGGTATATTCAGGTACACAGGCTCCTGTTATACATGTGTATTCAGGTACACAGGCCCCTGTTATACAGGTGTATTCAGGTACACAGGCTTCTGTTATACAGGTGTATTCAGGTACACAGGCCCCTGTTATACAGGTGTATTCAGGTACACAGGACCCTGTTATACAGGTGTATTCAGCTACACAGGCCCCTGTTATACAGGTATATTCAGGTACACAGGCCCCTGTTATACAGGTGTAATCAGGTACACAGGCTTCTGTTATACAGGTATATTCAGGTACACAGGTTCTGTTATACAAGTGTATTCAGGTACACAGGTTCTGTTATACAGGTGTATTCAGGTACACAGGACCCTGTTATACAGGTGTATTCAGGTACACAGGCTTCTGTTATACAGGTGTATTCAG GTACACAGACTCCTGTTATACAGGTGTATTCAGGTACACAGGTCCCCATTATACAGGTGTATTCAGCTACACAGGCCCCTGTTATACAGGTATATTCAGGTACACAGGCTCCTGTTATACATGTGTATTCAGCTACACAGACCCCTGTTATACAGGTATATTCAGGTACACAGGCTCCTGTTATACATGTGTATTCAGCTACACAGGCCCCTGTTATACATATGTATTCAGGTACACAGGCCCCTGTTATACATGTGTATTCAGGTACACAGTCCCCTGTTATACAGGTGTAA
- the LOC113583174 gene encoding delta and Notch-like epidermal growth factor-related receptor isoform X3 — translation MIDPRYTGVFRYTGFCYTCVFRYTGPRYTGVFRYTGPCYTGIFRYTGSCYTCVFRYTGPCYTGVFRYTGFCYTGVFRYTGPCYTGIFRYTGSCYTCVFRYIGPCYTGVFRYTSFCYTGVFRYTGPCYTGIFRYTGSCYTCVFRYTGPCYTGVFRYTGFCYTGVFRYTGPCYTGVFRYTGFCYTGVFRYTDSCYTGVFRYTGPHYTGVFSYTGPCYTGIFRYTGSCYTCVFSYTDPCYTGIFRYTGSCYTCVFSYTGPCYTYVFRYTGPCYTCVFRYTVPCYTGVIRYTGFCYTVVFRYTGPCYTGVFRYTGPCYKGGFRINSSHQQVYFTLIFNSCS, via the exons ATGATAGACCCCCGTTATACAGGTGTATTCAGGTACACAGGCTTCTGTTATACATGTGTATTCAGGTACACAGGCCCCCGTTATACAGGTGTATTCAGGTACACAGGCCCCTGTTATACAGGTATATTCAGGTACACAGGCTCCTGTTATACATGTGTATTCAGGTACACAGGCCCCTGTTATACAGGTGTATTCAGGTACACAGGCTTCTGTTATACAGGTGTATTCAGGTACACAGGACCCTGTTATACAGGTATATTCAGGTACACAGGCTCCTGTTATACATGTGTATTCAGGTACATAGGCCCCTGTTATACAGGTGTATTCAGGTACACAAGCTTCTGTTATACAGGTGTATTCAGGTACACAGGCCCCTGTTATACAGGTATATTCAGGTACACAGGCTCCTGTTATACATGTGTATTCAGGTACACAGGCCCCTGTTATACAGGTGTATTCAGGTACACAGGCTTCTGTTATACAGGTGTATTCAG GTACACAGGACCCTGTTATACAGGTGTATTCAGGTACACAGGCTTCTGTTATACAGGTGTATTCAG GTACACAGACTCCTGTTATACAGGTGTATTCAGGTACACAGGTCCCCATTATACAGGTGTATTCAGCTACACAGGCCCCTGTTATACAGGTATATTCAGGTACACAGGCTCCTGTTATACATGTGTATTCAGCTACACAGACCCCTGTTATACAGGTATATTCAGGTACACAGGCTCCTGTTATACATGTGTATTCAGCTACACAGGCCCCTGTTATACATATGTATTCAGGTACACAGGCCCCTGTTATACATGTGTATTCAGGTACACAGTCCCCTGTTATACAGGTGTAATCAGGTACACAGGCTTCTGTTATACAGTTGTATTCAGGTACACAGGACCCTGTTATACAGGTGTATTCAGGTACACAGGACCCTGTTATAAAGGTGGATTTAGGATTAACTCCAGCCACCAGCAGGTGTATTTTACACTCATTTTTAATTCCTGCTCTTAA